The Natronoglycomyces albus genome has a segment encoding these proteins:
- the casB gene encoding type I-E CRISPR-associated protein Cse2/CasB — translation MTTTAAEPRLSRAATMVRDLTRDQKTKTGELDLALLKLPGPRATLKRCLGLEADDRRWDRAWQHLVEYVPERADSAEERAFVAVAAMICAQNPSARKDDLDEHRPPATAKLGASMAIGVAQHRWSSKDAALSRLILLGRQNLGGLHRLLPRTVLHLRSLGVPIAWAALVDDLAAWPRYRREITKRWIQDYHRTLHRIETERARNDADESETT, via the coding sequence ATGACGACCACCGCCGCCGAACCCAGGTTGAGCAGAGCCGCCACGATGGTGAGGGACCTGACACGGGATCAGAAGACGAAGACTGGTGAACTAGACCTAGCGTTGCTGAAACTACCGGGTCCTCGTGCAACTCTCAAACGTTGCCTAGGGCTGGAAGCCGACGATAGACGCTGGGACCGGGCATGGCAGCATCTGGTCGAGTATGTGCCAGAACGGGCCGACTCGGCAGAAGAACGGGCATTCGTGGCTGTTGCGGCAATGATCTGCGCCCAGAACCCGTCTGCACGTAAAGATGACCTCGACGAACACCGCCCCCCGGCAACAGCCAAGCTCGGAGCGTCAATGGCCATCGGTGTCGCACAACACCGATGGTCAAGCAAAGACGCGGCTTTGAGTCGACTGATTCTCTTGGGGCGTCAAAACCTTGGCGGTCTGCACCGACTCCTTCCCCGAACGGTGTTGCACCTGCGAAGCCTGGGTGTACCGATTGCCTGGGCGGCATTGGTTGATGACCTCGCCGCCTGGCCGCGATACCGCCGTGAAATCACTAAACGGTGGATACAGGACTACCACCGCACACTTCACCGCATCGAAACCGAACGAGCCCGCAACGACGCTGATGAAAGCGAGACGACATGA
- the cas7e gene encoding type I-E CRISPR-associated protein Cas7/Cse4/CasC: MNQPRFIDFHALQTLPFSNPNRDEEGAPKTVVFGGVERSRISSQSWKRRIRLDVEAKLGDPAVRTRRVVRGVADRLHNVHDWPMNEAEAAGKQVARSAGNGIKLEKSKDEKNEEILTTSVLLFLPEAGLDELTEIAAQHRDDIIAEEAKKKPKGILPAEAIAEVLGSRNGTINLFGRMLAELPGANVDGAVQMAHAFTVHETNPEFDFFAAVDDIEQQAGIPGSGHINTAMFTAGTFYRYANIDLDGLLDNLGGDRAAAAELVTAFAQAFIRTVPTGKDRPTAPMTIPDLVHLAVRSDRPASMAAAFERPVRAVDQGHLATAAATLDRYIGRVNRLLGADHLQWSANTHLLDDAPNQLGESRDSFDDLIDEAVRNALPQE; the protein is encoded by the coding sequence ATGAACCAGCCACGATTCATTGACTTCCACGCCCTGCAAACCCTCCCGTTCAGCAACCCTAACCGCGATGAAGAGGGTGCCCCGAAAACGGTCGTCTTCGGTGGGGTTGAACGGTCCCGGATTTCCAGCCAGTCATGGAAACGACGCATCCGCCTCGATGTTGAAGCGAAACTCGGTGACCCGGCGGTGCGAACTCGTCGCGTGGTTCGCGGCGTCGCCGACCGCCTACACAACGTCCACGATTGGCCCATGAACGAGGCAGAAGCAGCAGGAAAACAGGTCGCCCGCTCAGCGGGCAATGGCATCAAACTTGAGAAAAGCAAAGACGAGAAAAACGAAGAGATCCTGACCACCTCTGTGCTGCTGTTCCTCCCTGAAGCAGGTTTGGACGAGCTGACCGAGATCGCTGCGCAACATCGCGATGACATCATCGCTGAAGAAGCCAAGAAAAAACCCAAAGGTATTCTCCCCGCGGAGGCCATCGCCGAAGTACTGGGTTCACGTAACGGCACTATCAACCTGTTCGGCCGTATGCTCGCTGAATTGCCTGGTGCCAATGTCGACGGTGCTGTGCAGATGGCGCACGCTTTCACCGTCCACGAAACCAATCCCGAGTTCGACTTCTTCGCCGCAGTAGATGACATTGAACAGCAAGCCGGTATCCCCGGATCGGGACACATCAACACCGCGATGTTCACCGCTGGCACGTTCTACCGTTACGCCAACATTGACCTAGACGGCCTTCTTGACAATCTTGGTGGCGACCGCGCCGCAGCGGCCGAACTCGTAACTGCGTTCGCTCAAGCTTTCATCCGAACGGTTCCCACCGGAAAAGACCGCCCCACTGCGCCTATGACGATTCCTGACCTCGTCCACCTCGCTGTACGGTCGGACCGGCCCGCTTCCATGGCCGCGGCATTCGAACGCCCCGTCCGCGCTGTAGACCAAGGCCACCTAGCCACAGCTGCGGCGACACTTGACCGCTACATCGGCCGCGTTAACCGACTGTTGGGCGCAGACCATCTCCAATGGTCGGCCAATACTCACCTTCTCGATGATGCCCCGAACCAACTCGGCGAATCGCGTGACTCCTTCGATGACCTAATCGACGAAGCAGTCCGTAATGCCCTTCCTCAGGAGTAG
- the cas5e gene encoding type I-E CRISPR-associated protein Cas5/CasD produces the protein MTALILRLAAPLQSWGERGTFGEKDTADFPTRSGLLGLIACAAGIKRGHSLGSLSDLDFTVRIDRPGVRIIDFHTVGGGYPRHQGIPTADGKRKNTAIITRRHYLADAVFTVACTGPRQAVDKAASAVAAPRWQPFLGRRSCPPEQPMVLGLFSDADQALQEVPLPPNPRNRKDEVQVNIIRTAPAGSTEAWSEMYDHCDGFPVGDRFYRSRPILRTTEILEPRQRTHTTEEYLDRLTELMRRGEA, from the coding sequence GTGACAGCCTTGATTCTTCGCCTTGCAGCGCCTTTGCAAAGCTGGGGCGAGCGCGGCACCTTCGGGGAAAAAGACACCGCTGACTTCCCGACTCGCTCGGGCCTGCTAGGACTGATCGCCTGCGCGGCTGGCATCAAGCGAGGCCATTCGCTTGGCTCTTTGAGCGACCTGGATTTCACTGTGCGCATTGACCGTCCCGGTGTACGCATCATTGACTTTCATACCGTCGGTGGTGGTTATCCACGCCACCAAGGAATCCCCACGGCGGATGGCAAACGAAAAAACACCGCGATCATCACTCGCCGCCACTATCTTGCCGACGCGGTCTTCACGGTCGCATGCACCGGGCCCCGACAAGCAGTAGACAAAGCCGCGTCCGCAGTCGCCGCGCCGCGATGGCAGCCATTCCTCGGTCGGCGCTCCTGCCCACCCGAACAACCCATGGTTCTTGGACTCTTCAGCGACGCCGACCAGGCTTTGCAGGAAGTGCCGCTGCCTCCCAACCCACGTAATAGAAAGGATGAGGTGCAGGTCAATATCATCCGAACCGCCCCGGCTGGGAGCACCGAGGCATGGAGCGAAATGTACGACCATTGTGATGGCTTCCCCGTCGGTGACCGCTTCTACCGCTCTCGTCCAATTCTGCGCACCACCGAAATTCTCGAGCCACGCCAACGTACCCACACCACCGAGGAATACCTCGATCGACTGACCGAACTCATGCGGCGAGGTGAGGCATGA
- the cas6e gene encoding type I-E CRISPR-associated protein Cas6/Cse3/CasE, with product MSPWLTQLILDSRHRQVHWLMADAGRQHKWLMRLAEENLGDQPRRAAGLLYRIEHTATRTLALVQTHQEPRLARLPEEGVTTAATRSLGPLIEQLATGQRIRYRIVANATKRWGNSAPDKAMIGKLHTLRGAAAEQWWIGRAANCGLDTGPFDARQLPDARVRGRGRHAQTQFDGTATIADVDALRDAIKTGIGRSQSFGCGLLSIAPVSTSKPAAL from the coding sequence ATGAGCCCGTGGCTAACCCAACTCATCCTCGACAGCCGACACCGTCAAGTCCATTGGCTCATGGCCGACGCCGGACGCCAACACAAATGGCTCATGCGCCTAGCCGAAGAGAACCTCGGCGATCAGCCACGACGCGCTGCAGGCCTGCTGTATCGAATCGAGCACACCGCAACCCGCACCTTGGCACTGGTCCAGACCCACCAAGAACCGCGCCTAGCCCGGCTGCCAGAGGAAGGCGTGACCACTGCCGCGACACGTTCACTCGGCCCGCTCATTGAACAATTGGCGACCGGCCAGCGTATCCGCTACCGCATTGTTGCCAACGCAACCAAACGCTGGGGAAACAGCGCACCAGATAAAGCAATGATCGGCAAGCTACACACCCTGCGAGGCGCAGCAGCAGAACAATGGTGGATCGGCCGTGCGGCTAACTGCGGCCTGGACACCGGACCGTTCGATGCCCGGCAGCTCCCAGATGCCCGAGTCCGGGGTCGAGGTCGGCATGCGCAAACCCAGTTTGATGGCACCGCGACTATTGCCGACGTTGACGCACTTCGAGATGCGATCAAAACCGGCATCGGCCGCTCGCAAAGTTTCGGCTGCGGACTGCTCAGCATCGCACCTGTCAGCACCAGCAAACCGGCAGCGCTATGA
- the cas1e gene encoding type I-E CRISPR-associated endonuclease Cas1e, whose translation MSDPRKNLGAPVLAMLPRVADSLSFLYLETARIVQDDTGICAQVERAGKIDRVYLPVAALSCLLLGPGTSITQPAIATIARHNTTVVWTGAGGVRMYAAGISSALTAAWLEKQARAWASDDTRLAVAQRMFGLRFDDTIEPANSLAQLRGLEGARMKALYRSLADRHGIRGFRRNYDPHNWETQSPVNQALSAANTALYGVCHAAILALGCSPALGFVHSGKQHAFVYDIADLYKAKHTIPLAFTLHRASNPEAEARRRFRKDFTALRLLPTIVRDIQRLIDPDTSSTEPVTNPELVHLWDPDLGDVAAGINHAELDPDW comes from the coding sequence ATGAGCGACCCCCGAAAAAACCTCGGAGCGCCAGTGCTGGCCATGCTCCCCCGAGTGGCCGACAGCCTCTCGTTTCTCTACCTTGAGACCGCTCGTATCGTCCAAGACGACACCGGCATATGCGCTCAAGTCGAACGCGCAGGCAAGATTGACCGCGTCTACCTGCCAGTAGCAGCGCTTTCGTGCCTGCTGCTAGGGCCAGGCACCTCGATCACGCAACCTGCAATCGCAACCATCGCGCGCCACAACACCACTGTGGTGTGGACTGGTGCCGGTGGTGTGCGCATGTACGCTGCTGGCATATCCAGTGCCCTGACCGCAGCCTGGCTTGAAAAACAAGCGCGAGCATGGGCCAGCGACGACACACGCCTAGCCGTCGCGCAGCGTATGTTCGGCCTCCGCTTTGACGACACCATCGAGCCAGCCAACAGCCTTGCTCAACTGCGAGGGCTTGAAGGCGCCCGCATGAAAGCGCTCTATCGATCCCTGGCTGACCGCCACGGCATCCGCGGCTTCCGTCGCAACTACGACCCGCACAACTGGGAAACTCAAAGCCCGGTCAACCAGGCACTATCAGCCGCCAACACAGCTCTTTACGGTGTCTGCCACGCCGCCATTCTGGCTCTTGGATGCTCCCCAGCCCTCGGATTCGTCCACAGCGGCAAACAGCACGCCTTCGTATACGACATTGCCGATCTCTACAAAGCCAAACACACCATCCCCCTCGCCTTCACCTTGCACCGCGCATCCAACCCTGAAGCCGAAGCACGCCGCAGGTTCCGCAAAGACTTCACCGCTCTACGACTCCTACCCACCATCGTGCGTGACATCCAACGACTCATCGACCCTGACACCAGCAGTACCGAACCAGTGACGAACCCCGAACTGGTGCACCTGTGGGACCCCGACCTCGGCGACGTAGCGGCCGGAATCAACCACGCCGAACTCGACCCGGACTGGTGA
- the cas2e gene encoding type I-E CRISPR-associated endoribonuclease Cas2e, with amino-acid sequence MANLVVISTTAVPDHVRGALSRWMVEPTPGFYVGTLSAKVRDELWQAVSTSVADGAATCVFPHAEQEQRFIIRTAGERHRHVIDFDGLQLIEFKAENEQTPE; translated from the coding sequence ATGGCCAACCTCGTCGTCATCTCCACCACAGCCGTACCCGACCACGTCCGCGGAGCCCTAAGCAGATGGATGGTCGAACCGACTCCAGGCTTCTACGTGGGCACACTGTCGGCCAAAGTCCGAGACGAACTATGGCAAGCAGTCAGCACCTCAGTCGCCGACGGTGCCGCCACCTGCGTCTTCCCCCACGCCGAACAAGAACAACGATTCATCATCCGCACCGCAGGAGAACGACACCGACACGTCATCGACTTCGACGGCCTCCAACTCATCGAATTCAAAGCCGAAAACGAACAAACGCCCGAATAA
- the tig gene encoding trigger factor, giving the protein MKSTVETLSPTRVRLSVEVPFEELSPHIAEAYKQVGQQVRVPGFRPGKAPKAIIDQRVGRDAIYAQAIDGVMQTNVMQALQDEEITPLGRPEVTDMDKIEEGEPFTFTFETDVTPDFEMPEFSSLKAEVERKGVDEAAVDEDIEGVRLRFSSLKTVERAADNGDFVVIDLKATIDGEEVEGGSAEAMSHEVGAGGLVDGLDEALVGMSAGSSTTIKAPLAAGDKAGDDADIEITVQAVKERELPELDDEFAQMASEFDTIAELRESTRERLAKQSELSLAGAAREKVLDALLSAVDVPLPEKAVADEIEHRKKHLADQVSQFGSSFEDYLQMMGKSAEEFEAETKEEVENNLRQAIVLNRIAREKEVEVSNDQLTAEVMRIAQQQGVPQEQFPEFVQQLRQQGSLQQVGGDLRRRLALEEVVKEASIADDSGTALTSEELFPGRAEAEAAAEESEEADDK; this is encoded by the coding sequence GTGAAAAGCACCGTCGAGACCCTGAGTCCGACCAGGGTACGGCTGTCGGTGGAGGTGCCGTTCGAAGAGCTGTCCCCTCACATCGCCGAGGCGTACAAGCAGGTCGGACAGCAGGTCCGCGTGCCCGGGTTCCGTCCCGGCAAGGCGCCCAAGGCCATCATCGACCAGCGAGTGGGCCGTGACGCCATCTACGCCCAAGCGATCGATGGAGTCATGCAGACCAACGTGATGCAGGCCCTTCAGGACGAAGAGATCACACCACTGGGTCGCCCCGAGGTGACCGACATGGACAAGATCGAAGAAGGCGAGCCCTTCACGTTCACCTTCGAGACTGACGTCACGCCGGACTTCGAGATGCCGGAATTCTCCAGCCTCAAAGCCGAAGTCGAGCGCAAAGGCGTCGACGAGGCCGCTGTGGACGAAGACATCGAGGGCGTCCGCCTCCGTTTCTCATCGCTGAAGACCGTTGAACGGGCCGCTGACAATGGTGACTTCGTCGTCATCGACCTCAAGGCCACCATCGACGGCGAAGAAGTCGAGGGCGGATCCGCCGAGGCCATGTCGCACGAAGTTGGCGCCGGGGGGCTAGTCGACGGGCTGGACGAGGCCCTCGTCGGAATGTCCGCTGGCAGCAGCACGACCATCAAAGCTCCGCTGGCCGCCGGTGACAAGGCCGGTGACGACGCCGACATTGAGATCACAGTGCAGGCCGTCAAGGAACGTGAACTGCCGGAGCTGGACGACGAATTCGCCCAGATGGCCTCGGAGTTCGACACAATCGCCGAGCTGCGCGAATCAACCCGTGAGCGTCTCGCCAAGCAGTCCGAACTGAGTCTGGCGGGCGCTGCCCGCGAGAAGGTTCTCGACGCGCTGCTTAGCGCGGTGGACGTCCCGCTACCGGAGAAGGCGGTCGCCGATGAGATCGAGCACCGCAAGAAGCACTTGGCCGACCAGGTTTCGCAGTTCGGTAGCTCGTTCGAAGATTACCTACAGATGATGGGTAAGTCCGCCGAAGAGTTCGAAGCTGAAACCAAGGAAGAGGTGGAGAACAACCTCCGCCAGGCCATCGTCCTCAACCGCATCGCGCGGGAGAAAGAGGTCGAGGTCTCCAACGACCAGCTCACCGCCGAAGTCATGCGCATCGCCCAACAGCAGGGCGTGCCACAAGAGCAGTTCCCCGAGTTCGTCCAGCAGCTGCGCCAGCAGGGTTCGCTCCAACAAGTTGGAGGCGACCTGCGTCGCCGTTTGGCCCTCGAAGAGGTCGTCAAGGAAGCCAGCATCGCCGATGACTCCGGTACGGCTCTGACTTCCGAGGAGCTCTTCCCGGGACGCGCCGAGGCCGAAGCGGCCGCGGAAGAATCCGAAGAGGCCGACGACAAATAG
- a CDS encoding ATP-dependent Clp protease proteolytic subunit — MAHLKDMYAPSARRGNGGATSVGLDDMVFDRLLRERVIFLGTDVNSEVANRICAQLVLLEAEDPERDIKLYINSPGGSVYDGMAIYDTMQFIKNDVATVAMGMAASMGQLLLCAGTTGKRYALPHCRIMMHQPSGGIGGTASDVAILAEQMLYTKKMFQERVSFHTGQSMETIERDSDRDRWFTADEAKDYGFIDHVVSRATDVRPGN, encoded by the coding sequence ATGGCACATCTCAAAGACATGTACGCCCCCTCAGCCCGCCGCGGCAATGGGGGAGCGACTTCGGTTGGCCTCGACGACATGGTGTTCGACCGCCTCCTGCGGGAGCGCGTCATCTTCCTCGGCACCGATGTCAACTCCGAGGTGGCCAACCGCATCTGCGCCCAGTTGGTGCTCTTGGAAGCCGAGGACCCTGAGCGCGATATCAAGCTCTACATCAATTCGCCCGGGGGCTCCGTCTACGACGGCATGGCTATCTACGACACCATGCAGTTCATCAAGAATGACGTTGCCACTGTCGCGATGGGCATGGCGGCTTCCATGGGGCAACTTTTGCTGTGCGCCGGAACCACCGGTAAGCGTTACGCGTTGCCTCACTGCCGGATCATGATGCACCAGCCCTCCGGTGGTATTGGTGGTACCGCATCCGACGTGGCTATTTTGGCCGAGCAGATGCTCTACACGAAGAAGATGTTCCAGGAACGCGTTTCTTTCCACACCGGCCAGTCGATGGAGACCATTGAGCGTGACTCTGACCGCGACCGCTGGTTCACCGCTGACGAGGCCAAGGACTACGGATTCATTGACCACGTAGTGAGCCGGGCGACCGACGTTCGCCCCGGGAACTAA
- a CDS encoding ATP-dependent Clp protease proteolytic subunit → MDFKPQARYIVPSFTEKTSYGVKEMNPYNKMFEDRIIFLGSPVDDTSANDIMSQLIVLEGNDPDRDITMYINSPGGSLTALMAIYDTMQYVRPDIQTVCMGQAASAAAVLLAAGTPGKRTALPNSRVIIHQPATEGTFGQASDMEIQAREILRMRTQLEEVLARHTGQSVEKIRKDIERDKIFTADEAAQYGIVDNVLAYRKKNAIAS, encoded by the coding sequence ATGGATTTCAAGCCCCAAGCTCGCTACATCGTCCCGTCGTTCACCGAGAAGACCTCGTATGGCGTCAAGGAGATGAACCCGTACAACAAGATGTTCGAGGACCGAATCATCTTCCTGGGTTCCCCGGTGGATGACACCTCGGCCAACGACATCATGTCGCAGCTGATCGTGCTGGAAGGCAACGATCCCGACCGTGACATCACGATGTACATCAATTCTCCGGGCGGTTCACTGACCGCTCTGATGGCCATCTACGACACCATGCAGTACGTGCGCCCCGACATTCAGACGGTGTGCATGGGCCAGGCCGCCTCCGCCGCCGCCGTGCTGCTGGCCGCAGGAACACCCGGCAAACGCACCGCGTTGCCGAACTCTCGCGTCATCATCCACCAGCCCGCCACTGAAGGTACTTTCGGTCAGGCCTCCGACATGGAGATCCAGGCCCGGGAGATCCTGCGGATGCGTACCCAGCTGGAAGAAGTGCTTGCCCGCCACACCGGCCAGAGCGTCGAGAAGATCCGCAAAGACATCGAACGCGACAAGATCTTCACCGCTGACGAGGCTGCCCAGTACGGCATCGTCGACAATGTGCTGGCCTACCGCAAGAAGAACGCCATCGCTTCTTAG
- the clpX gene encoding ATP-dependent Clp protease ATP-binding subunit ClpX yields the protein MAPRLGEGEMLKCSFCGKSPQRQVRTLIAGPGVYICDECIDLCNEIIEEEQAEAAEVAWEDLPKPKDIVEFLDQFVVGQSGAKRSLAVAVYNHYKRVQVGSLEQHSRAGSEPVELQKSNILMVGPTGSGKTHLAQTLARILNVPFAIADATALTEAGYVGDDVENILLKLIQAADYDVSRAETGIIYIDEVDKASRKAENPSITRDVSGEGVQQALLKILEGTVASVPPQGGRKHPQQDNIQIDTSNILFICGGAFAGVEDIIKERMGKRRVGFTAELYSAGDTEADELVSQVMPDDLLKYGLIPEMVGRLPIITTVEHLDKDTMLKILTEPRNALVKQYQRLLELDGVELVFEDAALEPIVEQAMLRGTGARGLRAIMEEVLQPVMFEIPSHADEVARVVITADVVKRNVNPTLVPRTAAEKKSPKLRPYHATEKNERSA from the coding sequence ATGGCTCCACGGCTAGGCGAGGGCGAGATGCTCAAGTGCTCGTTCTGCGGAAAATCGCCGCAGCGCCAGGTGCGCACGCTCATTGCGGGGCCCGGTGTCTACATCTGCGATGAATGCATCGATCTGTGCAACGAGATCATTGAAGAGGAACAGGCCGAGGCCGCTGAGGTTGCTTGGGAGGATCTTCCCAAACCTAAGGACATCGTGGAGTTCCTCGACCAGTTTGTCGTGGGACAGTCGGGCGCGAAGCGGTCGCTGGCCGTGGCCGTCTACAACCATTACAAGCGGGTCCAGGTCGGAAGCTTGGAACAGCACTCGCGAGCCGGGTCAGAGCCCGTCGAGTTGCAAAAGTCGAACATTCTCATGGTTGGGCCGACCGGTTCGGGTAAAACCCACTTGGCTCAGACTCTCGCCCGGATTCTAAACGTCCCCTTCGCGATCGCCGACGCCACCGCCCTGACAGAGGCCGGATACGTCGGCGATGACGTGGAGAACATTCTCCTTAAGTTGATTCAGGCCGCCGACTACGACGTCAGCCGAGCCGAAACGGGAATCATTTACATTGATGAGGTCGACAAGGCCTCCCGAAAGGCCGAGAACCCTTCGATCACCCGCGATGTCTCCGGCGAGGGCGTCCAGCAAGCACTTCTGAAGATTCTGGAAGGCACGGTGGCCTCGGTGCCGCCGCAAGGCGGACGTAAGCATCCGCAGCAGGACAACATTCAGATCGACACCTCCAACATCCTCTTTATCTGTGGCGGAGCCTTCGCCGGTGTCGAAGACATCATCAAGGAACGCATGGGCAAGCGCCGGGTCGGTTTCACCGCCGAACTCTACAGCGCCGGTGACACTGAAGCCGACGAGCTGGTTTCGCAGGTCATGCCTGACGATTTGCTGAAGTACGGCCTGATTCCCGAAATGGTGGGTCGGCTGCCGATCATCACCACTGTCGAGCACCTCGACAAAGACACGATGTTGAAGATCCTCACCGAGCCGCGCAACGCCTTGGTCAAGCAGTACCAGCGATTGTTGGAACTCGACGGTGTCGAGTTGGTCTTTGAGGATGCCGCCTTGGAACCCATTGTCGAGCAGGCGATGCTGCGAGGGACGGGCGCTCGTGGGCTGCGGGCCATCATGGAAGAGGTCCTGCAGCCGGTCATGTTCGAGATCCCCAGCCATGCCGACGAGGTGGCCCGAGTGGTGATCACGGCCGACGTCGTCAAACGAAACGTCAATCCGACCCTGGTGCCGCGCACGGCCGCAGAGAAGAAGAGCCCGAAACTACGGCCCTATCACGCCACCGAAAAGAATGAGCGTTCCGCCTGA
- a CDS encoding alpha/beta fold hydrolase produces the protein MSPAHGLLPSLRHTFTWRGRHVRWNTYGQGPPVVFCHGTPWSSYLWHPFAVALSENYRVYEWDMPGYGQSSKQPDHDVGLDFQGELFAALLGEWNVDAPHVIAHDYGGAVSLRAHLLRDCAFVSFALSTWLSEVTTSIR, from the coding sequence ATGAGCCCCGCGCATGGTTTGCTTCCCTCTCTCCGGCACACCTTCACCTGGCGCGGTCGCCACGTGCGATGGAACACCTATGGTCAAGGTCCGCCCGTTGTGTTTTGCCACGGTACCCCGTGGTCCTCTTACTTGTGGCACCCATTCGCCGTCGCACTGTCTGAGAACTATCGTGTCTACGAATGGGACATGCCCGGCTATGGTCAATCCTCGAAGCAGCCTGACCACGACGTGGGCCTCGATTTCCAAGGTGAACTGTTCGCCGCGTTGCTAGGCGAGTGGAATGTGGACGCACCGCATGTGATCGCCCATGACTATGGTGGCGCGGTGTCGCTGCGTGCGCATTTGCTGCGCGATTGTGCCTTCGTCTCATTCGCGTTGTCAACGTGGCTGTCCGAGGTGACTACATCGATAAGATGA
- a CDS encoding PLD nuclease N-terminal domain-containing protein: protein MVRVLIFAFLAHLALLIAAVADCLGGDEAPRRFPKAVWVLIIVFLPILGGILWFTFGRARPDGGGSAAKRHPNGGRGGGPRRPRGPVAPDDDPDFLRDLDRQLRRNEADEERDDSSSNEKDESDKDQRDS from the coding sequence ATGGTCCGCGTCCTGATATTCGCCTTCTTGGCTCATCTCGCTTTGCTCATCGCCGCCGTCGCCGACTGCCTCGGAGGTGATGAGGCCCCGCGTCGCTTCCCCAAGGCCGTCTGGGTGCTGATCATCGTCTTTCTGCCGATACTCGGCGGAATCCTGTGGTTCACCTTTGGTCGAGCCCGTCCCGACGGCGGCGGTTCCGCGGCCAAACGTCACCCCAACGGAGGCCGAGGCGGCGGCCCACGCCGTCCTCGCGGCCCCGTAGCTCCCGACGATGACCCGGACTTTCTGCGCGATCTCGACCGGCAACTACGCCGCAATGAAGCCGATGAGGAACGCGACGACTCCTCGTCCAATGAAAAGGACGAAAGCGACAAGGACCAGCGCGACTCCTGA
- a CDS encoding electron transfer flavoprotein subunit beta/FixA family protein, with amino-acid sequence MNIVVLVKQVPDSGLERQLTEDLTVDRDGSNNVIGELDEHAIEAALQLQADHGGEVTILTVGPDSATETIRKSLAMGADKAVHVEDERIAGSCAMSTSKVLAAALKKLEWDLVISGAESTDSGMGVMPYLLAAHTGAAAATGARKIDKTDEGLTIEHQTDNGYQVLKTSTPAIVSVWDTINTPRYPSLKGIMAAKRKPLESWDLDDIEVDASEVGTDAATTAVVSATKRPPREAGKVVTDEGEGGKDLADFLASEKFI; translated from the coding sequence ATGAACATCGTTGTTCTCGTCAAACAGGTGCCGGACTCGGGGCTGGAACGCCAGCTAACCGAAGACCTCACCGTGGATCGAGACGGATCCAATAACGTCATTGGTGAACTTGACGAACACGCCATCGAGGCGGCGCTGCAATTGCAGGCCGACCATGGCGGTGAAGTCACCATTTTGACTGTCGGGCCCGATTCCGCCACTGAAACCATCCGTAAGTCCCTCGCTATGGGGGCAGACAAGGCCGTGCATGTTGAGGACGAGCGGATCGCTGGCTCGTGCGCGATGAGCACGTCCAAGGTGCTGGCAGCCGCCCTCAAGAAGCTTGAATGGGACCTCGTCATCTCCGGCGCGGAGTCGACCGACTCCGGTATGGGCGTCATGCCCTACTTGCTGGCGGCCCACACGGGTGCCGCGGCCGCCACTGGAGCTCGCAAAATTGACAAGACCGACGAGGGTCTCACCATTGAGCACCAGACCGATAACGGCTACCAGGTGCTCAAGACCTCCACTCCGGCGATCGTGTCGGTGTGGGACACCATCAACACCCCGCGCTACCCCTCGCTGAAGGGCATCATGGCCGCCAAGCGCAAGCCCTTGGAGTCATGGGACCTCGACGACATCGAGGTGGACGCCTCCGAGGTAGGCACCGATGCCGCCACGACGGCCGTCGTCAGCGCAACCAAGCGCCCGCCGCGCGAAGCCGGGAAAGTTGTGACCGACGAGGGAGAAGGCGGCAAGGATCTGGCCGACTTCCTGGCATCCGAGAAGTTCATCTAG